A genomic window from Diorhabda sublineata isolate icDioSubl1.1 chromosome 8, icDioSubl1.1, whole genome shotgun sequence includes:
- the LOC130447899 gene encoding pickpocket protein 28-like — protein sequence MSRAARKRPRNGSVREKNSTFISSIRIKGDDKTGSAKFIDSCSWMGKKHDCRRIFHPIVTDEGLCYTFNMLEQKDVLNNHSYIHEYSYKPDTITFTNAWTVDSGYSPKAGIYTYPRRALLPGSTNSLTVNMFINESDVDYACTDFQGFQIVLHQAVQYPLVKNHYFRVPMRKAVIVAITPTQMLNSDDVQDYSPKKRECYLQGEKKLNFFKNYTQKNCQFECITNKTRAVCGCVAFYMPREAITPICGNGNSMCMKQVKNNLDWNNLQHSIDNNRGLYDECECLPMCSMLDYETEITEIDYDKFKEYEALGMKKNQRQNQKVWSQLVIYFKKVYFIPRVRSELYGHLEFLANVGGLLGLFIGFSLLSLFEIIYFLTVRLVCFGYKHWPTNCICSK from the exons ATGTCGAGAGCCGCGAGAAAGCGACCCAGGAATGGTTCAGTGCGTGAAAAGAATTCTACTTTTATTTCCTCGATACGTATCAAAGGAGACGATAAAACT GGGAGCGCGAAATTCATTGATTCTTGTTCTTGGATGGGAAAGAAACACGATTGCAGAAGAATATTTCATCCAATTGTAACCGACGAAGGATTATGTTATACATTTAATATGTTAGAACAGAAGGATGTGCTCAATAACCATTC atATATTCACGAATACAGTTACAAACCTGATACTATAACTTTCACCAATGCATGGACAGTAGATTCCGGTTATTCTCCGAAAGCAGGTATTTACACTTATCCAAGGCGCGCGTTGTTACCTGGTTCAACTAACTCACTTACAGTGAACATGTTCATTAACGAAAGCGATGTCGATTACGCATGTACAGATTTCCAAGGATTTCAG ATAGTTTTACATCAAGCTGTTCAATATCCATTGGTCAAGAATCATTATTTTCGAGTTCCTATGAGGAAAGCTGTTATTGTGGCAATTACACCGACGCAAATGTTAAATTCCGATGATGTACAAGACTATAGTCCGAAGAAGAGAGAATGTTATCTACaaggagaaaaaaaattgaacttttttaaaaattatacgcAGAAAAATTGCCAATTTGAATGTATTACCAACAAAACTCGAGCTGTTTGTGGTTGTGTTGCATTTTACATGCCAA gagaAGCCATTACACCGATTTGCGGGAATGGAAATTCCATGTGTATGAAACAAGTGAAAA ATAATCTAGATTGGAATAACCTCCAGCATTCGATAGACAACAACAGAGGTTTGTACGACGAATGCGAATGTCTACCAATGTGCAGTATGCTGGACTACGAAACCGAAATCACTGAAATAGATTATGATAAATTCAAGGAATACGAAGCTTTAGGAATGAAGAAAAATCAGAGACAAAATCA GAAAGTTTGGTCTCAATTGGTAATATACTTCAAGAAAGTCTACTTTATACCTCGCGTGAGAAGTGAATTGTACGGACACTTGGAGTTTTTAGCCAACGTTGGAGGTTTATTGGGTCTCTTCATTGGATTTTCCTTACTATCCCTATTCgagattatttattttcttacagTTAGACTTGTCTGTTTCGGATATAAACATTGGCCTACAAACTGTATTTGTAGCAAATAA